In one window of Camelina sativa cultivar DH55 chromosome 15, Cs, whole genome shotgun sequence DNA:
- the LOC104747347 gene encoding probable indole-3-acetic acid-amido synthetase GH3.1, whose amino-acid sequence MAVDSNLSSPLGPPACEKDAKALRFIEEMTRNADTVQENLLAEILARNSNTEYLRRFNLGGATDRDTFKTKIPVITYEDLQPEIQRIADGDRSPILSAHPISEFLTSSGTSAGERKLMPTIREELGRRQLLYSLLMPVMNLYVPGLDKGKGLYFLFVKSETKTPGGLPARPVLTSYYKSEHFRSRPYDPYNVYTSPNEAILCPDSFQSMYTQMLCGLLDRLSVLRVGAVFASGLLRAIRFLQLHWSRFAHDIEFGCLDSEITDRSIRQCMSGILKPDPALAEFIRQECKSENWERIITRIWPNTKYIDVIVTGAMAQYIPTLEYYSGGLPMACTMYASSECYFGLNLNPMSKPSEVSYTIMPNMAYFEFIPLGGSKAVELVDVKIGKEYELVVTTYAGLCRYRVGDILRVTGFHNSAPQFHFVRRKNVLLSIDSDKTDESELQKAVENASRLLHEECGSRVAEYTSYADTSTIPGHYVLYWELLVRDGGRQPTHETLTRCCLEMEESLNSVYRQSRVADNSVGPLEIRVVRNGTFEELMDYAISRGASINQYKVPRCVNFTPIVELLDSRVVSAHFSPALPHWTPERRRR is encoded by the exons ATGGCAGTAGATTCCAACCTCTCTTCGCCGTTAGGACCTCCAGCGTGTGAAAAGGACGCAAAAGCCCTCCGCTTCATCGAGGAAATGACCCGAAACGCAGACACCGTTCAAGAAAACCTTCTCGCCGAGATTCTTGCTCGTAACTCAAACACCGAGTACCTACGCCGCTTCAACCTAGGCGGCGCCACCGACCGTGATACCTTTAAAACGAAGATTCCAGTCATTACCTACGAAGATCTTCAGCCGGAAATCCAACGCATTGCTGATGGAGACCGTTCTCCCATCTTATCTGCCCATCCCATCTCTGAGTTCCTCACTAG CTCTGGAACCTCAGCCGGAGAGAGAAAGCTCATGCCGACCATCAGAGAAGAGCTTGGTCGTCGTCAACTTCTTTACAGTCTCCTCATGCCTGTCATGAATTT GTATGTGCCAGGTTTAGACAAAGGAAAAGGATTGTACTTCTTGTTCGTTAAGTCGGAAACAAAGACACCGGGTGGGCTACCGGCTCGACCAGTCTTGACCAGTTACTACAAGAGTGAACACTTCCGGTCTCGACCATACGACCCATATAACGTCTACACAAGTCCCAACGAAGCAATACTTTGTCCCGACTCATTTCAAAGCATGTACACTCAGATGCTCTGTGGCCTCCTTGACCGCCTCTCTGTCCTCCGCGTTGGCGCAGTCTTTGCCTCTGGTCTACTCCGTGCAATTCGCTTCCTCCAGCTCCACTGGTCTCGTTTCGCCCATGACATCGAGTTTGGATGTCTCGACTCCGAGATAACTGACCGGTCTATAAGACAATGCATGTCCGGAATTCTTAAACCGGATCCTGCCCTGGCGGAGTTCATCCGTCAGGAGTGCAAGTCGGAAAATTGGGAACGAATCATCACCAGAATATGGCCCAACACTAAGTACATTGACGTCATCGTAACTGGAGCCATGGCTCAGTATATTCCAACGTTGGAATACTATAGCGGCGGTCTTCCGATGGCTTGCACCATGTATGCCTCCTCCGAGTGTTACTTTGGTTTGAACCTTAACCCAATGAGCAAACCGTCAGAAGTCTCTTACACCATCATGCCCAACATGGCCTACTTCGAGTTTATCCCTCTCGGGGGAAGCAAGGCTGTTGAACTCGTTGATGTAAAGATCGGTAAAGAGTATGAACTCGTTGTAACCACTTATGCGGGTCTTTGTCGATACCGAGTCGGTGACATCCTCAGAGTCACAGGTTTCCACAACTCCGCACCTCAGTTTCACTTCGTGAGGAGGAAGAACGTCCTCCTCAGCATCGACTCCGACAAGACCGACGAGTCGGAGCTTCAAAAGGCCGTGGAAAACGCATCGAGGCTGCTTCATGAAGAGTGCGGGAGCCGCGTAGCCGAGTACACTAGCTACGCAGACACAAGCACGATCCCCGGCCACTACGTCTTATACTGGGAGTTGTTAGTGAGGGACGGGGGAAGACAACCAACTCATGAGACCCTGACTCGTTGCTGCCTCGAGATGGAAGAGTCGTTAAACTCGGTTTACCGGCAAAGCCGAGTCGCGGACAACTCCGTTGGACCGTTGGAGATTAGGGTGGTAAGAAACGGAACGTTCGAGGAACTGATGGATTACGCAATCTCAAGAGGCGCATCAATTAACCAGTACAAGGTACCAAGGTGCGTGAACTTCACACCTATTGTGGAGTTACTAGATTCTAGGGTTGTGTCGGCGCATTTTAGCCCAGCCTTACCGCATTGGACGCcggagaggaggagaagataA
- the LOC104747348 gene encoding uncharacterized protein LOC104747348 isoform X3 — MAWRSAGSAARSFVSATARSPSLRSPSTALPRLRPPPSSRRFTFSSPSRNLGALGCTQSFLPLYSVVAASQLTSHLNVNLRAFCELSNGT, encoded by the exons ATGGCTTGGCGCAGTGCAGGATCTGCTGCTCGCTCTTTCGTCTCCGCCACCGCTAGATCACCATCTCTCCGTTCTCCGTCTACGGCGCTTCCCCGCCTCCGTCCTCCTCCATCCTCCCGTCGCTTCACCTTTTCATCACCTTCCAG GAATCTAGGAGCACTTGGTTGTACACAGTCGTTCTTGCCTCTGTACAGTGTTGTGGCTGCTTCTCAACTCACATCTCACCTTAATGTTAATTTGAGGGCTTTCTGCGAGCTGTCTAACG GTACTTGA
- the LOC104747348 gene encoding uncharacterized protein LOC104747348 isoform X2, protein MAWRSAGSAARSFVSATARSPSLRSPSTALPRLRPPPSSRRFTFSSPSRNLGALGCTQSFLPLYSVVAASQLTSHLNVNLRAFCELSNGIGKDG, encoded by the exons ATGGCTTGGCGCAGTGCAGGATCTGCTGCTCGCTCTTTCGTCTCCGCCACCGCTAGATCACCATCTCTCCGTTCTCCGTCTACGGCGCTTCCCCGCCTCCGTCCTCCTCCATCCTCCCGTCGCTTCACCTTTTCATCACCTTCCAG GAATCTAGGAGCACTTGGTTGTACACAGTCGTTCTTGCCTCTGTACAGTGTTGTGGCTGCTTCTCAACTCACATCTCACCTTAATGTTAATTTGAGGGCTTTCTGCGAGCTGTCTAACG GAATTGGAAAAGATGGGTGA
- the LOC104747348 gene encoding uncharacterized protein LOC104747348 isoform X1 → MAWRSAGSAARSFVSATARSPSLRSPSTALPRLRPPPSSRRFTFSSPSRNLGALGCTQSFLPLYSVVAASQLTSHLNVNLRAFCELSNGTFQRTCQDR, encoded by the exons ATGGCTTGGCGCAGTGCAGGATCTGCTGCTCGCTCTTTCGTCTCCGCCACCGCTAGATCACCATCTCTCCGTTCTCCGTCTACGGCGCTTCCCCGCCTCCGTCCTCCTCCATCCTCCCGTCGCTTCACCTTTTCATCACCTTCCAG GAATCTAGGAGCACTTGGTTGTACACAGTCGTTCTTGCCTCTGTACAGTGTTGTGGCTGCTTCTCAACTCACATCTCACCTTAATGTTAATTTGAGGGCTTTCTGCGAGCTGTCTAACGGTACCTTCCAACGCACTTGTCAGGATCGCTAG
- the LOC104747350 gene encoding uncharacterized protein LOC104747350 translates to MDPWSWICELPESPEFVESDSHAVFQLAGDLTRSIKLRAEWDSGSEPESHSLTFKVIVEGFDRLKTSTIWVSDTCLLSSEKPFLPLVLQLLRELISHSPTTRDGARTKSELLEIKPGPVSWVMDSHSPESFSSVFNLILLVRLFWLCVFDAPSEVGSFFFQNLLGPHVNALTCQQAPVLRTFLVSLGVDAELCIVRAASYALSKWMISKEVGLGNLGLKQFSSSLIPSHRSLGFSYATEAHGLWILKGYFPILSMKVTNNSSNQIQNKIVKFPFVEPKEAVLRYALSHQQAEILVQFEYSVKFHENYIKVNARVDNIRIHMSKLGFQNGGVGLENKIADCYSEERYFPSRVRVWLGPEIGSSHVSGLSLGRSTKNEEREVEVTRVLKGNFGKGKVAPRVKARARMSTKRKVKDWKIEQDSEGNAAVFDAVLYDRESGQEVTMVKPNPNQEGLKNVFTKSGGMVFGRDEYGDEVGWRVGREMEGSVLKWRMGGKIWLTYWPNKLNTSFYETRCVEWCDEVDLPLLPTSN, encoded by the coding sequence atggaCCCATGGTCGTGGATATGCGAGCTTCCAGAATCTCCCGAGTTCGTCGAGTCTGATTCTCACGCAGTGTTTCAGCTGGCAGGCGATTTGACACGTTCCATCAAACTTAGAGCCGAATGGGATTCTGGTTCTGAACCAGAATCTCACTCTCTCACCTTCAAAGTCATAGTAGAGGGTTTTGACCGCCTTAAAACGTCGACCATATGGGTCTCCGACACATGTCTCTTGTCGTCGGAGAAACCGTTCCTCCCTTTGGTTCTCCAGCTTCTTCGAGAACTAATCTCCCATTCTCCTACCACACGTGATGGTGCGCGCACAAAGTCTGAGCTACTTGAGATCAAGCCAGGTCCGGTTAGCTGGGTCATGGACTCTCACTCGCCTGAGTCCTTCTCATCCGTATTTAACCTCATCCTCCTCGTGCGCCTCTTTTGGCTGTGTGTTTTCGACGCGCCTAGTGAAGTAggctctttcttcttccaaaacttACTAGGTCCACACGTGAACGCACTAACGTGTCAACAAGCACCTGTGTTACGAACGTTTCTGGTCTCCCTCGGTGTAGACGCCGAGCTGTGCATCGTACGTGCTGCTTCTTACGCCTTGTCCAAATGGATGATCTCCAAGGAGGTGGGACTTGGGAATCTCGGGTTGAAACAGTTCAGCAGCAGCCTCATCCCCTCACATCGTTCTTTGGGGTTTTCTTATGCAACAGAAGCTCATGGGCTTTGGATCTTGAAAGGCTATTTCCCAATCTTGTCAATGAAGGTCACAAATAATAGCTCTAACCAGATTCAGAACAAGATCGTAAAGTTTCCCTTCGTAGAGCCCAAAGAAGCTGTCCTACGTTACGCTTTGTCTCACCAACAAGCTGAAATACTCGTACAGTTTGAATACTCTGTTAAGTTCCATGAGAACTACATTAAAGTGAACGCACGTGTGGATAACATACGCATCCACATGTCGAAGCTAGGGTTTCAGAACGGAGGAGTTGGCCTGGAGAATAAGATAGCAGATTGTTACTCGGAGGAGAGATACTTTCCGTCGCGGGTACGGGTCTGGCTCGGGCCAGAAATCGGGTCGAGCCACGTGTCTGGACTAAGCCTAGGACGATCGACCAAGAACGAGGAGAGAGAGGTCGAGGTGACAAGGGTTCTAAAAGGAAACTTCGGAAAAGGGAAAGTGGCTCCGAGAGTGAAGGCAAGAGCAAGAATGTCTACAAAGAGGAAGGTTAAAGATTGGAAAATCGAGCAGGATAGCGAAGGAAACGCTGCTGTGTTTGATGCGGTATTATACGATAGGGAGAGCGGCCAAGAAGTGACGATGGTGAAGCCAAATCCGAACCAAGAGGGTTTAAAGAATGTGTTTACGAAGAGTGGAGGGATGGTGTTTGGAAGGGATGAGTATGGAGATGAAGTTGGCTGGAGAGTTGGGAGAGAGATGGAAGGAAGTGTGTTGAAATGGAGAATGGGTGGTAAAATTTGGCTAACTTATTGGCCAAACAAGTTAAACACTTCGTTTTATGAGACTAGATGTGTGGAGTGGTGTGATGAGGTTGATTTGCCTTTGCTTCCCACTTCTAATTAA